A region from the Cyprinus carpio isolate SPL01 chromosome A8, ASM1834038v1, whole genome shotgun sequence genome encodes:
- the LOC109072380 gene encoding G-protein coupled receptor 61-like, giving the protein MEHTTAYNTLWNITHATSWHPNTTQPNASGLSVPRDGHLLQTLGLCTMLLMDILAIVGNLAVMIVIARTPRLRKFVFVFHLCLVDLIAALVLMPLGMLSGQGFFNKALCQGYLCLSVGLISAAILTISAINVERYYYVVHPMRYEVKMTVGLVVSVLIGIWIKAILMSAFPLLGWALDREELGPALGKVMGKTIEPKCCSLHWIEEGSQRLVFMVLFTLMYFLCPVLIIFVVYCNMFKVARVAAMQQGPVPTWMETPRPRSESLSSHSSMAASLSGARTTPQRTFSGGKAAVVLLAVGGQFLGCWLPYFSFHLYCTVMPSSHESLARMAQLEDVFTWIGYFCFTSNPFFYGCLNRQIREELARNLAFVFKWGRPGEEEQLPSREASIEENFLQFLQGTGCNMRPRNSQSISIPQQEEDNPLSTELHGPSVDFHIPGQIMEETSEFIEHQHMNDLNISDNCIKTKSELQG; this is encoded by the coding sequence ATGGAGCATACAACCGCCTACAACACACTGTGGAACATCACCCACGCCACCTCTTGGCATCCGAACACAACCCAGCCTAATGCCTCAGGACTGAGTGTGCCCAGAGATGGACACCTCCTCCAGACGCTTGGCCTGTGCACCATGCTCCTGATGGACATACTGGCTATAGTGGGCAACTTAGCTGTAATGATAGTCATCGCCAGGACGCCGAGACTACGTAAATTTGTGTTTGTCTTCCATCTCTGCCTGGTGGATCTCATTGCGGCCCTGGTGTTAATGCCTCTGGGTATGCTGTCAGGTCAGGGTTTTTTCAACAAGGCTCTTTGTCAGGGTTACCTTTGTCTGAGCGTGGGTCTGATCAGTGCTGCTATACTCACTATTTCAGCCATCAATGTTGAGAGATACTACTATGTCGTTCATCCCATGCGCTACGAGGTGAAAATGACTGTGGGGTTGgtggtttcagttttgattggAATATGGATCAAAGCCATCCTCATGTCTGCATTCCCTTTACTCGGCTGGGCGCTAGATAGAGAGGAGCTGGGACCAGCTCTGGGGAAAGTTATGGGGAAAACCATCGAACCAAAGTGCTGCTCACTCCACTGGATTGAGGAAGGGTCCCAACGGCTGGTATTCATGGTCCTTTTTACCCTCATGTACTTCCTGTGTCCAGTCCTTATTATCTTTGTGGTGTACTGCAACATGTTTAAAGTGGCCAGGGTAGCCGCCATGCAGCAAGGGCCAGTCCCCACGTGGATGGAGACTCCTCGGCCGCGCTCTGAATCTCTGAGCAGCCACTCCAGCATGGCGGCCAGCCTCAGTGGAGCTCGGACCACCCCTCAGAGGACTTTCAGTGGGGGCAAGGCTGCAGTGGTCCTACTCGCCGTAGGAGGTCAGTTCCTTGGGTGCTGGCTGCCTTATTTCTCCTTCCACCTGTACTGCACCGTCATGCCATCCTCTCACGAATCCCTTGCACGCATGGCCCAGCTGGAGGATGTGTTCACCTGGATTGGGTACTTCTGCTTCACCTCCAATCCTTTTTTCTACGGCTGTCTGAATCGGCAGATCAGGGAAGAGCTGGCCAGAAACCTGGCCTTCGTTTTCAAGTGGGGGCGTCCCGGTGAGGAAGAACAGCTGCCTAGCCGAGAGGCTTCTATTGAGGAGAATTTTCTCCAGTTTCTTCAGGGCACAGGTTGCAATATGCGGCCAAGGAATTCCCAAAGCATCTCCATCCCTCAACAGGAAGAGGACAATCCTCTCTCCACCGAGCTCCACGGGCCATCTGTTGACTTTCACATTCCTGGCCAGATCATGGAGGAGACCTCAGAGTTCATAGAGCACCAACACATGAACGATCTTAATATATCAGACAATTGTATTAAGACAAAATCAGAACTGCAAGGTTGA